A stretch of the Polluticoccus soli genome encodes the following:
- a CDS encoding metallophosphoesterase family protein, whose translation MTRIGLISDTHGYLDDAVFRHFENCDEIWHGGDFGPDVVAPLKAFKPLRCVYGNIDGYDIRSEYPEKLRWKCEDVDVMMIHIGGYPGRYAPSIKNELYTDPPKLFISGHSHILKIIYDEKIKCLHMNPGAAGKHGWHKVRTLVRFAIDGDRIKDCEVIELGKR comes from the coding sequence ATGACACGCATCGGGCTTATTTCCGATACACATGGGTACCTTGACGACGCCGTATTTCGACATTTCGAAAACTGTGACGAGATATGGCATGGCGGTGATTTCGGACCAGACGTAGTAGCTCCACTCAAGGCCTTTAAGCCATTGAGATGTGTTTACGGTAACATAGACGGCTACGATATTCGTAGCGAGTATCCTGAAAAACTCCGGTGGAAATGTGAGGATGTGGACGTGATGATGATCCACATTGGAGGTTATCCGGGTAGATATGCGCCTTCGATTAAGAATGAATTGTACACCGATCCGCCAAAGCTATTTATCTCTGGACACTCGCACATCCTGAAGATCATTTACGATGAAAAGATAAAATGCCTGCACATGAACCCCGGTGCGGCCGGTAAACATGGCTGGCACAAGGTACGTACGCTTGTTAGGTTTGCTATTGACGGCGACCGAATCAAAGACTGCGAGGTAATAGAACTAGGAAAAAGATAG
- the thiL gene encoding thiamine-phosphate kinase: MDGQRTEIASLGEFGLIDHLTQNNETVQAGTLLSVGDDAAVIDQFGRQTVITSDMLLEGVHFDLMYTPLKHLGYKAVAVNLSDICAMYATPTHITVNIGISNRFSVEALGEFYEGIYAACEKYHVDLIGGDTCSSQRGFVISVTAIGEVAPDKYVTRAGAKKGDLICVSGDLGAAYTGLQLLEREKRIFLESPGVQPSLQNRAYNVGRILKPEPRVDIVEWLRENEIVPTSMIDVSDGLSSELLHICRKSQMGCMLYEEKIPIHADTKEMALEFNIDPTTCALSGGEDYELLFTISQADHEKISGNSHISVIGYITEASEETFLVTKGGNKHKLTAQGWNAFDGEKN, from the coding sequence ATGGACGGGCAACGTACAGAAATAGCCAGTTTGGGAGAATTCGGCTTAATAGATCATTTGACACAGAACAACGAAACAGTGCAGGCTGGTACACTGCTAAGCGTAGGCGATGATGCTGCAGTTATTGACCAATTCGGCAGGCAAACAGTGATCACTTCGGATATGCTTTTAGAAGGTGTACACTTCGACCTGATGTACACGCCTTTGAAACACCTGGGATACAAAGCCGTTGCCGTCAACTTGTCGGATATCTGTGCGATGTATGCTACGCCGACGCATATCACGGTCAATATTGGAATCTCTAATCGGTTCTCAGTTGAAGCATTAGGTGAGTTTTATGAAGGGATTTATGCAGCCTGTGAAAAGTATCATGTCGACTTGATAGGAGGCGATACCTGTAGCTCGCAGAGGGGTTTTGTCATCAGCGTGACGGCGATTGGCGAAGTAGCCCCTGACAAATACGTAACACGCGCCGGCGCGAAAAAAGGCGACCTGATATGTGTATCTGGCGATCTGGGGGCCGCATATACAGGCCTGCAGCTGCTGGAACGCGAAAAACGCATCTTCCTCGAGAGCCCGGGGGTACAGCCTTCGTTGCAAAACCGTGCTTACAATGTTGGCCGCATCCTGAAACCAGAACCACGTGTGGATATAGTAGAATGGCTGCGCGAGAATGAGATCGTTCCTACAAGTATGATAGATGTTAGTGATGGCCTGAGTTCAGAACTGCTGCACATTTGCCGTAAGAGCCAAATGGGCTGCATGCTTTATGAAGAAAAAATACCCATACATGCCGATACAAAGGAGATGGCGCTTGAGTTCAACATTGATCCAACAACCTGCGCACTCAGTGGTGGCGAAGACTACGAATTGCTTTTCACGATAAGCCAGGCCGACCATGAAAAGATATCAGGCAACAGCCATATCAGCGTCATTGGATATATAACTGAAGCTTCAGAAGAGACATTCCTTGTGACCAAAGGTGGCAACAAACATAAACTCACAGCCCAGGGCTGGAATGCATTTGATGGCGAAAAAAACTAG
- the gldA gene encoding gliding motility-associated ABC transporter ATP-binding subunit GldA has product MSIKVSSLTKVYGTQRAVDGISFELKKGEIVGFLGPNGAGKSTTMKMITGYLPPTSGSAQVCGFDIEKQPMDVRKRVGYLPEANPLYHDMYVREYLEFSAGIHQLGKNTKERIEEMIVLTGLGKEAHKKIGMLSKGYKQRVGLAQAMLHDPEVLILDEPTSGLDPNQLAEIRDLIIRIGREKTVLLSTHIMQEVEAMCSRVIIISNGKIVADDTIDKLQQGNTKQAALLVSFESKVDEQLFKQLKHVTRYESQGQNSWKLYTNKPDELRKEVMQMALTHDINISSMQAETQSLEEVFRTLTKQS; this is encoded by the coding sequence ATGTCAATCAAGGTTTCTTCGCTTACTAAGGTTTACGGTACACAAAGGGCGGTCGACGGTATTTCTTTCGAGCTTAAAAAAGGTGAAATTGTAGGTTTTCTTGGTCCTAATGGTGCCGGTAAGTCTACTACGATGAAAATGATCACCGGTTATTTGCCACCTACCTCGGGTTCTGCCCAGGTTTGTGGTTTCGATATCGAAAAGCAGCCAATGGATGTGCGCAAGCGGGTAGGGTATCTGCCGGAAGCGAATCCTTTGTATCATGACATGTATGTGCGCGAATACCTGGAGTTCAGCGCGGGCATTCACCAGTTGGGCAAGAATACCAAAGAGAGGATAGAAGAAATGATCGTCCTTACCGGCCTGGGCAAGGAAGCTCATAAAAAGATAGGAATGCTTTCAAAAGGTTATAAGCAAAGGGTGGGTTTGGCCCAGGCTATGCTGCACGATCCTGAAGTGTTGATCCTTGACGAACCTACCTCAGGTCTTGATCCTAACCAGCTGGCGGAAATTCGCGACCTGATCATTCGCATAGGTAGAGAAAAAACGGTGTTGTTATCAACCCACATCATGCAGGAAGTGGAAGCCATGTGTAGCCGTGTAATTATCATTAGCAATGGTAAGATAGTTGCGGACGATACTATCGATAAGCTTCAACAAGGGAATACTAAACAAGCTGCACTCCTGGTTTCTTTCGAATCGAAGGTAGACGAACAGCTCTTCAAACAACTGAAGCATGTAACCCGCTACGAAAGCCAGGGGCAGAATAGCTGGAAACTGTATACAAACAAGCCTGATGAATTGCGTAAAGAAGTGATGCAAATGGCACTGACGCATGATATCAATATCAGCTCAATGCAGGCCGAAACGCAATCGCTTGAAGAAGTGTTCCGTACACTTACCAAACAGTCTTAA
- a CDS encoding inositol monophosphatase family protein: protein MNELKEVLMLATREAGKIIQAYFQGSFTIENKEGINNLVTEVDKRAEEKIIEIILRHFPSHSIISEETGEKLQDSPYQWIIDPIDGTVNFAHGIPICCVSIGLLHNNELVLGAVYNPMMNELFFAEKGQGATLNGVPISVSAKKDFRRACLVTGFPYKWPNTTEHPIKVFERFILEGLPVRRLGSAAIDLCWVACGRFDGFWEYNLSPWDVAAGYLIVQEAGGRVTNFAGNAFSVFDKETLATNGHIHDEMLRLILHKNGIEKTI from the coding sequence ATGAATGAACTGAAAGAAGTATTGATGCTAGCTACAAGAGAAGCAGGCAAGATCATACAGGCCTATTTCCAGGGTAGTTTTACCATAGAAAATAAAGAAGGCATCAATAACCTGGTAACCGAAGTGGATAAGCGAGCCGAGGAAAAGATCATCGAAATTATCCTCAGGCATTTTCCATCCCATAGCATTATCAGTGAGGAAACTGGCGAAAAGCTGCAGGATTCACCTTATCAATGGATCATTGACCCAATTGATGGTACTGTGAACTTTGCACACGGCATACCTATTTGCTGTGTAAGCATTGGCCTGTTGCATAATAATGAACTGGTGCTCGGGGCCGTCTACAATCCTATGATGAATGAACTGTTCTTTGCTGAAAAAGGGCAGGGTGCTACGCTCAATGGTGTGCCTATATCAGTATCCGCTAAAAAGGACTTTAGAAGGGCTTGCCTCGTTACAGGGTTTCCCTATAAATGGCCCAATACTACGGAACACCCGATAAAAGTATTTGAGCGTTTTATACTGGAGGGTCTTCCTGTGAGGCGTTTGGGTTCGGCCGCTATAGATCTTTGTTGGGTGGCTTGTGGCAGGTTTGATGGTTTTTGGGAATACAATCTTAGTCCATGGGATGTTGCAGCCGGCTACCTCATAGTGCAGGAAGCAGGCGGACGTGTCACTAACTTTGCGGGGAATGCTTTCAGCGTGTTCGACAAGGAAACACTGGCCACCAACGGCCACATACATGATGAAATGCTACGACTAATTTTACACAAAAACGGTATAGAAAAAACAATATAA
- a CDS encoding TolC family protein: MRHPFFVAVLLFTALCQSAPAQDTWSLQQSVKYALEHNISIQQNVLNERLAKLTLQQSRLSQLPNLNVSGNYGRSFGRSVDPTTNQFVSGDSYDFTGTSGNADVLLFGWFQKRYTIVGNKLRLDAAGAELDQLKDDVSLNVATGYLRALLAQEQVTVSEKQVELSKARLEQTRKFADAGRVPELDVAQMESQLASDSANLITAMADYTSAILDIKALLNLDFATPYGPEIPQVTVADEKMLLTLTPEEIYDEATRHLGVIRSRQLRLAAAEKNRSSAWGALWPTVALSAQAGTNYSTTVRDVKVTGATLAPVTGAYAYDALNNTQYQIFQSSPTFSTTTTRLVTQFDNNFRQTVALTLSVPIFNAWQGQYGLRQSRINVLSEQLNKYQAELKLKQDVYRAYNDARNALQKYYAALRAFDAAKRAFDFAQKRYDIGLTNTVDYLTVQNSLYASASRFASTKYELIFKMKVIDYYLGKELKL; encoded by the coding sequence ATGCGCCACCCGTTCTTCGTCGCCGTTTTATTGTTCACCGCTCTCTGTCAAAGCGCACCAGCCCAGGATACGTGGTCCTTGCAACAGTCAGTAAAATATGCATTGGAGCACAATATCTCTATACAACAAAATGTACTGAACGAAAGATTGGCTAAACTGACGCTACAGCAGAGCCGCCTTTCACAACTGCCTAATTTGAATGTTTCTGGTAACTATGGCCGCAGCTTTGGACGCTCCGTAGATCCCACAACTAACCAATTTGTGAGCGGCGACAGTTACGATTTTACAGGTACCAGTGGCAATGCTGATGTGCTCTTGTTTGGCTGGTTTCAGAAAAGGTATACTATAGTAGGTAATAAACTACGCCTTGATGCTGCAGGGGCCGAACTTGACCAACTGAAAGACGATGTATCGCTAAATGTAGCTACAGGCTACTTGCGAGCGTTGCTGGCACAAGAGCAGGTGACCGTGAGCGAAAAGCAAGTAGAGTTGTCTAAAGCACGACTGGAGCAGACACGCAAGTTTGCCGATGCAGGCAGAGTTCCGGAGCTGGACGTTGCTCAAATGGAATCTCAGCTGGCGAGTGACAGTGCAAATCTCATCACTGCGATGGCTGACTATACATCTGCAATTCTTGATATTAAAGCCCTGCTTAACCTTGACTTTGCTACTCCCTACGGCCCCGAAATACCACAAGTCACCGTGGCAGACGAAAAAATGCTCCTTACACTAACGCCAGAAGAAATCTATGATGAAGCAACTAGGCATCTCGGCGTTATTCGCAGCAGGCAGCTGCGACTTGCCGCTGCAGAAAAAAATCGTTCTTCTGCCTGGGGGGCGTTATGGCCTACAGTCGCGCTCAGTGCACAGGCTGGGACCAATTATTCTACTACCGTTAGAGATGTAAAGGTTACAGGGGCCACACTGGCACCTGTGACAGGTGCGTATGCTTACGATGCCCTAAATAATACCCAATACCAGATATTTCAAAGCTCACCCACCTTTTCTACTACTACCACAAGACTGGTTACGCAGTTTGATAATAACTTTCGCCAAACTGTGGCGCTCACGCTTAGTGTGCCCATATTCAATGCGTGGCAAGGGCAATACGGCCTGAGGCAATCACGCATCAATGTGCTTTCAGAGCAGCTTAATAAATACCAGGCTGAGCTGAAGCTGAAACAGGATGTATATAGAGCGTACAATGATGCCCGCAATGCTTTGCAAAAATATTACGCAGCTCTTCGTGCCTTCGATGCAGCAAAGCGTGCATTTGATTTTGCTCAAAAACGCTACGATATTGGCCTCACAAATACTGTAGACTATTTGACAGTGCAGAATTCACTCTACGCTTCTGCATCAAGGTTCGCCAGCACCAAATACGAACTGATATTTAAGATGAAGGTAATTGACTATTATTTGGGCAAAGAACTTAAACTTTGA